In Pedobacter sp. W3I1, one DNA window encodes the following:
- a CDS encoding DUF2795 domain-containing protein, whose translation MYWTLELASHLEDAPWPATKDELIDYGIRSGAPVEVIENLQALEDDGEPYETIEEIWPDYPTKEDFFFNEDEY comes from the coding sequence ATGTATTGGACATTAGAATTAGCATCGCACTTGGAAGACGCACCATGGCCTGCAACTAAAGACGAATTAATTGATTATGGTATCCGTTCTGGTGCCCCAGTAGAAGTAATTGAAAACTTACAGGCATTAGAAGATGATGGCGAGCCTTATGAAACGATCGAGGAAATTTGGCCTGATTATCCAACTAAAGAAGATTTCTTCTTTAACGAGGACGAATACTAA
- a CDS encoding lmo0937 family membrane protein, which produces MGNLLYLVAVVLVILWVIGFIFHGFGDVGNIIHVLLVIAVIAILLKVIGRAA; this is translated from the coding sequence ATGGGAAATTTATTGTATTTAGTCGCAGTAGTATTGGTAATACTATGGGTGATCGGATTTATATTTCACGGCTTCGGCGACGTTGGTAATATAATTCACGTTTTATTGGTAATCGCAGTTATTGCAATTCTGCTTAAAGTAATTGGACGGGCAGCGTAA